The genomic interval TGTCAGTCTGCTGTTACTGACGGCCGTGTGCATTCTGTTTAGACCAAGCTGAACTCGGTGTCTCTCAGAGGGATCAGCGCCTCCAACTCGGCGAACGACATCAGCAGCGACGATTTTCACGGCAACTACGCTTTCGAGGGGATCGGGGACGACGACCTGTAAAGCGCCATTCGCCTTCTCCTCCCCCCCTTTTCATTCCACTGGTGACGACAAAGATTACGAGCTGAGCCGAGCGGTCCACACGTGTCCATTTCTGCAAGATTGTAGCCTCTTCCTGGATGAATTGCTGCCTTAAGCTCTCATTTAttctttagggttttttttgttttttatttttgttacaatCACCACTTTCCAACAAAAAATACGACACTACGTGAAGAAACCCTGGATTCTCCTTTGAGTGGCTGCATGCTCATCTCCAACTAGAATGCCAAATGTTGAGGTAGACCTGCCACTAGTGATTATCTACTCAGAAAGTGAGGGAATTTGTCCTTGAACGATCCAGCAGATCTCAGCAAACGTTTTTAAATTTATCCCACTACTGTAGTTTAGAGTAACCTGTTAGTTCTACAGATTGTTTGGCTTGGCTAAatagggaaagaaaaaacagatttttataatGTTTGTTGTCCCCTGTACGTCATAAAACTTGTGCCAAATTAACAAATACCTTAGGTGGAGGTGTCGCTCATCCTGCCCTCAGAAGTAGTTTGATGCCTTAACGTTTTCCTcagtgagaggaggaggaggaggaggaggggggatcTCTTGCCAGTCAGCATGGGTTGAAAGTAAACGTTTAAACCAGCTAGAATCTTGCAGAACTCGATAGAAGGTCGGTTTGGTTGAGCTGCTTGCACTTGCTGAACCCGTCATTTTGCACAGTATTACAAGAAGAGGTGAGAAGAATGTTAGTGTTGAGCGCGACTTAAAACGTTGTGAaggttctttttctttttccacacagTCCTGTAAACCCCctcttttgtttaaagtttttttttaatagttctCAAAAATGCCAAATTATAGTTTACTAAAgcattttgcacaaaaaaatacacaaattatgACATTGTCACTTTTCTATTCTGTACATGCAATTAAACATTCTGAACATTTACTAATATTATCATCATAATTTCTTGTAATCAAATGTAATCTAAGCTGTATGGAACAAAGTGTAAATGGAccaacatttattatgtttaggcgtcttttttttgttttatagttcaAATGGAAAGTGTTTACAgatgtttctttgtcttttcctttCGAGCAAGTGATCATTTTTGTTGGGAACGttcttgggttttatttttattattattatttcttggTTGATTGTGCCAATCATCTCAGAGGATTTCAAGATGAGGTGCTTTGAAGAGGAGAATGTGATTAGAATTGCTGgagtgaacaaaacaaaacagcggAGCGTGGATTCAACCGAACATATCTCAGTGTTTTAGAAGCTGTCGGTCTATGTTTGTTGCTGTTAGCTTGAGTTACTCAAACAGCCGCCTCGAAGTGTAAATCAGTGCCATCCTATCAACGGCTTGACTCTCACCGGTAAATGTTCTGCGTGTAAATGTCCTGTTCTTTTCAGTGCCGTGGTTCCTTTTATGTCATTCGCTTCCGTACGGTCGAAAAGGTTGACGCCGctcatcgtttttttttttttttttaattttctaaagcTGGCAGGTTCCTGAAACGTGTAGGTGCCAATTCACACTTTAAGGTGCGGTTTCCCATCAGCAGcattttcaaagtaaatgaCATTTTCTATGAACGTTGTACTGACTTCATTCAACCCACTAATGTTTATCATGGTTTTATTGGTAAGGTACATGTCTGCTCTGTTTGTCTAGatgctaaaataaactgaaatgcaGCAGTCGGCTGGTTGTCCCTTCATGCTTTGTGCTGGTTAGCGCAGGAGAATCACAAGCTTCAGTGTTaggatgttttttgtgtttccaccAACTGTAACTGGTTTTCTTGAGTTGTGAATACTGACAGGATAGCAACAGAAGTTAGTAAAAACACCAACTGTGTTCTTAGTAGGACAAGcctataaaaactgaaaaaagaacattatttttttaggtttcttcTTCACTGAGATCACTAACTTGTGTGTGGATGACAGCCTCCTTTTGGCTTCAGAGcagaagcacagcagagagggaggtgtagagtttttaaagttactcttttgtaattgtaaaaaaaaatctaatttttacaATTAAGTGAACAAGCGTATAAATTACTATTTCTTATCTGAACTGCTGGGCAGGGACACCTCAAACTTTTCAAAGGGGGTGGCCAGGTTAGGGTCACAGATAACCTTGGGGTAGTTGaccaaaactaaaagctttaacaaacaGTTTGAGGGTTTATATGCTGATGTCGACGTAGGCAGACTGAAAAATACCACAATAAGGAAGTTAGGAAATCCCTTTCCGATACAAGACTGCTTCGGTTTCTTATTTTATAGTTGAAATTATGAACAGAGAACGACAGGATTGGTGCTCAGCTCACTGAAGATTATCCTCTCCTCTCTTAAATTTATATTCCTGTAAAGAAACTCTACAGAACCTGAAACCCTCCTCCTCATACAAGGACACTGGTGTCCTTACTCAGGAAGACTCGCTTTAAAGTTgaatttttgcacattttagtatttaaataaaaaaatatacatttttaaaagtcataattattcaaaaaacaacatgcattaTGTTTATGTGGTCCTCCTAATTCTTAATAGCCAGAGGAAGTTAGAAACACAAATCAACTAAAACGTAGGACCCAGTTTATGGGGGGGTGATTGCCCCCCCTAACTTCCCTCTGGTGGCGCCCCTGCTACCAGGTCCAGACTGGATAAACACACCGCTGAAATTAACTAACCCAACTGAGCTACTgctgtacaggtgctggtcataaaattagaatatcatgaaaaagtagattgatttcagtaattccatttaaaaagtgagacttgtatattatattcatacattacatacaaactcatatatttcaaatgtttatttcatttaattttgatgattacaaatgacaacaaatgaaaatctcaaattcatcatatcagaaaattagaatNNNNNNNNNNNNNNNNNNNNNNNNNNNNNNNNNNNNNNNNNNNNNNNNNNNNNNNNNNNNNNNNNNNNNNNNNNNNNNNNNNNNNNNNNNNNNNNNNNNNNNNNNNNNNNNNNNNNNNNNNNNNNNNNNNNNNNNNNNNNNNNNNNNNNNNNNNNNNNNNNNNNNNNNNNNNNNNNNNNNNNNNNNNNNNNNNNNNNNNNNNNNNNNNNNNNNNNNNNNNNNNNNNNNNNNNNNNNNNNNNNNNNNNNNNNNNNNNNNNNNNNNNNNNNNNNNNNNNNNNNNNNNNNNNNNNNNNNNNNNNNNNNNNNNNNNNNNNNNNNNNNNNNNNNNNNNNNNNNNNNNNNNNNNNNNNNNNNNNNNNNNNNNNNNNNNNNNNNNNNNNNNNNNNNNNNNNNNNNNNNNNNNNNNNNNNNNNNNNNNNNNNNNNNNNNNNNNNNNNNNNNNNNNNNNNNNNNNNNNNNNNNNNNNNNNNNNNNNNNNNNNNNNNNNNNNNNNNNNNNNNNNNNNNNNNNNNNNNNNNNNNNNNNNNNNNNNNNNNNNNNNNNNNNNNNNNNNNNNNNNNNNNNNNNNNNNNNNNNNNNNNNNNNNNNNNNNNNNNNNNNNNNNNNNNNNNNNNNNNNNNNNNNNNNNNNNNNNNNNNNNNNNNNNNNNNNNNNNNNNNNNNNNNNNNNNNNNNNNNNNNNNNNNNNNNNNNNNNNNNNNNNNNNNNNNNNNNNNNNNNNNNNNNNNNNNNNNNNNNNNNNNNNNNNNNNNNNNNNNNNNNNNNNNNNNNNNNNNNNNNNNNNNNNNNNNNNNNNNNNNNNNNNNNNNNNNNNNNNNNNNNNNNNNNNNNNNNNNNNNNNNNNNNNNNNNNNNNNNNNNNNNNNNNNNNNNNNNNNNNNNNNNNNNNNNNNNNNNNNNNNNNNNNNNNNNNNNNNNNNNNNNNNNNNNNNNNNNNNNNNNNNNNNNNNNNNNNNNNNNNNNNNNNNNNNNNNNNNNNNNNNNNNNNNNNNNNNNNNNNNNNNNNNNNNNNNNNNNNNNNNNNNNNNNNNNNNNNNNNNNNNNNNNNNNNNNNNNNNNNNNNNNNNNNNNNNNNNNNNNNNNNNNNNNNNNNNNNNNNNNNNNNNNNNNNNNNNNNNNNNNNNNNNNNNNNNNNNNNNNNNNNNNNNNNNNNNNNtcatacttttcagttggccaacatttctataaatcctttgtttttattggtcttcagtaatattctaatattctgatatgatgaatttgagattttcatttgttgtcatttgtaatcatcaaaattaaacgaaataaacatttgaaatatatgagtttgtatgtaatgcatgaatataatatacaagtttcactttttaaatggaattactgaaatcaatctactttttctaattttatgaccagcacctgtacactCTTAGCCAGTTTATcatactttgttgtttttattaaaagattttctttattgGAGATgaagcttgttttaaaattatccCAATTTATCAGGATAAACACAATCTGTACAAACTTTTACTGTAATGCAGCAGATCAGGTGATCGCCTTCGTTCTGagataaacatttctttttcagtgGTCTCTTCCAGAAAGACCTCCCAGACTGATAAAACTGCTTCTAGAGTCTGtcaggatttattaaaaacaacaacaaaaaaaaaacagagagagagagagacaagcAGTCTGATGTCTGACATCAAATGACATGAGATCCATGTGTTTATTTCCTCGTTTAAGGCATTTATGAGACACTGCATAAAGACACAACTGGCCACTTGCAGGTTGTCCGTGCTGTAAAGGTATGGGATCGATGCTCCAATCGTGACACGGCAAGTTGGCAACCTGGAAAAAACGTCCCCCTTGCATATACTCGTTGTTCACGAAGACCAGTTTGAAATCACAGTTCTTAGCTTTCCGATAAATGACACGGCACACCTTTCAAACTGAAGCGCACCTCTACGAGTGCAATCACAGCCACGGAGGGAAAACTAGTACTTGTTCACATGCTTACTAACAGTTTCATCTCTTTTCACAGTAAATGTTAACTGGAATCAATGCAGAGGTGGCTCAACACTCTCCCTTTAAAaggcgtttaaaaaaaaaaaaaaaggacaaaacatttatgatataaaactttttaaaaaattatatgcTAAGAGTACAAGTTCgtatgaggaaaaacaaacattttaaatcactcagtcatgaaaaaaatacatatgtttttcattttttaatgccAAAACTGTcaccttgtgtttctttttttttttttgaaaccaCAAAGAGATGTTTCCCCCCGCCTCCCATCTTTTTAATGTCTCCTGAAATCAATCCCCCGTATATCAGAGTTGGTTATCTTTGCCCTCTTTAAAAGTTGTCAACTGGGAGGCATCTAAATAAATAGacgacacacacaaaaaaaaggaacatgacagtttttttcactttgacagaaaataaagtggCACGCCGCGCTGAGAGGCAAAATATATAGTTTAGCTGATtggcaaaaaatatatttagtcatttttagaTATATTTAACTTGTTTGATACATAGGTTTAACTATTCCACAAGATTAAAATAAGAAGTAGGTTTTTGGGAAAACAGAGTCATTGAGTATTAGACTGCATGAATCAGAACTGGAGCAGAAGAATAAATGAACAAGAACAAGTTTTGGCAACGCTTGAGGAATCTTAATGAGGTCAGTGACTACATCAGGACGAAAACATCCTCGACACGACGCTGAGGCGGAGCTCCGAGCTGCTCGGTGATGAACTCGAGGGTCCTGCAGTGAAGGATGATGCAGCGAAACAGCTGCACTGCGAGCGCCGGCGTCATACAGCCCCGCCGTGCCAGCTGAAGAAGAGGCCAGTGCGTCGAATGAGTGCAGGAGAAACCCAAGCAGAGAAATACGCCTGGAGCACCAGAGTGCAGCGTGTGGACGgtgtgctgtttaaaaaaaccgAGCAGCAGGCTAATGCAGGCCATAACAATACCAACTGGGTGATTTCTTacagtaataaaacattttattgaattttattttagtttgtgtcAACCCATCTGTGAGCTGGGGGCACGTATTTGATATTTTCATTCTGAAATACGTGCCTGAAGTTAAGGTGTGGTACAATAAACTCTCTCACATGCCTCAGTCTACTTATATTTGAtaaaattgttgaaaaaaaacaaacaaaatacgaCCTGTTTAACAGTCATTACTGTTGATTCGGCATCTTCCAGCGGTTCTAAAATGTTGGATGTTTACGTGTTGAACACAGCTCGTTAACAAGCCTTTTCATGCAGTCTTggtatttaataaattattactaATTATTTCCCTTTTTGCCCATGTCTTCAAATTACAAATCAAGACTCCGAAGtcttgagtaaaaaaaaaaaaaaaaagaggagttaAAAAAATGGAGTTATTCAAGTGAGGTCACCATAGTTTAAATGACTTATATAATCATGTCTAAAACTATTACAGTACTATTAAATAGCACTTAGTATTACATACATTAATCGGAAGGCATTCCATTAGCAGAGCTTGCGTCCTATAGCTAACAAAGCACAACATGGCCTTCTGGAAAAACTTAGCCTGAAGGTGCAATGTGTAGCTCAGGAAAAGTGCAGAATTTGCACaaattttaaaccaaatgtaaaaaaaaacaaaactgaattcTGTGGAGTTGTTGTCagagtcagtgtcttacctgcagaaaACAGCCTGTCAGACTCCAGAGTGGATATTAGCCATCTAAAAAACGtctttaaatttttacattATGGTTAACATCAatggttatttacactgaaaacTGGCCCGGCTGGTACATGGTTCACTCTTAAGTGTTTAGCAAAACAGAAGATGTTCAACAGATCCAGTCGATGTAATTACTTGACACAGATGGtgtaaaagtcaataaaaatggCGTTCTTTTGAACCGCTTTGGAATGAACGTGCTTCGACTTGCCTGAGATGTCTGACATCCACTTGAAAAAAAGGAACCCGCCTGagcagctgttagctcagaACTTCTCtgtgattctccaaactgagctcattctgacttctgtctactgcaggtaaaatactCGCTATTCATAAACAACTCCGTCAAACCcaataatgaaaacacaaaaagatatATTGGTTAGggttctgggaaaaaaaagaagacggatttaaaaaattaagtgacttggttaaaaaaaatgtgaccacaactttaataaacttggggaaaaaaatacagcaattttttttaaatgtaataaaaaatatgaagacaaCTACACATTGCATCTCTTACGGCTCAGGCAAATGTCCCCTAAAGTTACAAGTACTTGGgaataactttcttttttagagTGAAACGTGCATGTGTTGTGATTTAAGAAGCCCGGCGTGGCGCCGtttaaaaaatgagacaatAGGAAGCTTTCACTGAAGTCCTTTTAACTCCACAGGAAGCAAAGTAGAAGGCAAACTCTCAGCCCCCTATTATTTAACCCAAAAAGGcctcaaaataatcaaaaaaaagaaccatCTTAAATCTGACTACATACAAACAATTAGCAGCCTCAGAAGATCTCTGACGTAAcactgaaacaaatgaaaactggACAAAAGGCTTGgtgaaaataaaccagaaaGGTTGCTGGTAGCTTCGTTTTTTCTGAGTTAGAGTTTATGCAATCTCAAGTTTGTAGTTTGAATGTATTGCCTTCCCCCCCTCCCTTGGCATGTACGGCATGCCGACTCCCGCTTCCTTCCTGTGACTCTGAATGCCACTTCCCATCCGTTTCCTCACGTCCTCCTCTGCGTCGTTTCCGATCATCGGAACTTTGACCCAGCCGTCCGTGGCCACGCCGTGCTTCTTCTGGTGCCTTTTGTAGTTGTCCCAGTGGCCGGTGGTGTAGCCACACTCCTGGCACTTGTACGGCTTCTCGCCCGTGTGCCGGAGCATGTGCCGCTTCAGGTTCATGCTCTGGTTGCAGCTGTAGCTGCACACGGCGCACTGGAAGGGCTTGGCGCCCGAGTGCACGCGCTGGTGCCGCTTGAGGTTGGCCAGGTTCCCGCACGCGTAATCGCACAGGTGGCACTTGTAAGGTTTCTCCCCCGTGTGCACTCGGTGGTGGCGCTTGAGGTTGTCAAAGTGCGCGGAGGCGTAGTCGCACTGCGGGCACTTGTACGGTTTCTCGCCGCTGTGAGTTTTCATGTGGCGTGCCAGGTGGTTGGGATAGTGTGTGAGGAAGGGGCAGGCGGCACAAGTGTAAACCTTGTCGCTGCGCTCGCCGGGGCTGTTGGGAGACGAAGAGGAGTCTTTAGTCAGCATTTCAAGGGTACACTTGGCACATATCTGGGCTGAGGAGCCGTCCTCGTCTTCCAGGACGATGCCGCACAATCGGCAAGTATAGGGAAAAAGGGAAGGTGGGAGAGCGGCGCCTTCTGCTACGCCGCCTCTGGtagtcctgctgctgctgctgcctgtcatCTCCAGCAGTGGTGACGGCTGGTGGCCGGACGCTGGATTGGAGGCAGGTATGGGTGGTGGCGATGCTCCCTTTAAGCCATCAAAGACTGATAAGTAGTCACTGTTCTGGGCTCCCAAACTGAGGTTAGATGTTGGCCTTGCAACCTCAGAGACTTCATGAGATCAGAGAGTGACAGATCATAAAAGAGGTCCGTCATTGGTCAACATTATTTGAAAAGGTAATTACGTGCACAAGTATTCAAACCACAGGAAAAGAGAAGCGGCCTTACCTGAAGCACCAGACACTTCCTCGTTAGGTCGTTGGCCACTCACGGGCCTCTTCAAGCTGTTCTGGACACAAGCAGACCGTGGCACGGCTTCCTGTCCCAACAAAGCAGAGGGCACGTGCATGCGCTGGTGCCTCTTGAGATTGCCAAGGGAACTGCAGGCGAAAGCGCATCTGTCACATTTGTAGGGTTTCTCCCCAGTGTGAATGCGGAGGTGTCTCTGCAGGTTCACCAGCTGGGCCGAAGCATAAGTGCACATAGAGCAGTTGAAGGGCTTCTCTCCGTTGTGCGTCTTCATGTGCCGCTTCACGTGGTTGGCGTAACGCGAGGAGAAGCCACACAGGTGACACGAGTGCTGCTTGGACAATTTGTCCTCAGCGGACAGTTCATCCCTGTCACCCAGTCCGTTGTCCATCCCCTCGCAGTCGGACGTGGAATCTGCCCCGCTCTGCGGACCAGAGCGGATTCCGCCGCTGCTCTCAAAAGGCGAACAGAAGTCTGTACTTTTAGCCTCCCTGGAGGCTTTGCAACACCTGAGGCAGTACGGGCCGACCAGGTCTATGCCAGGTCCGAGGGGTTCATCACGAAGCTGTCCACAGCCCCTGCAGGACAGGTAAGGAGGGAAACTTGGCTCGGACTGAGTTGCTCTGCCCTCGTTGTCTCTCCTATTGTCAGCTGTGCCGCGCGAGTTGTCCGTTTTGCTTTCCATGCTGAGCTGGCCGTAGGCGGAACTCTCCTCATCACCCAGAGGATACACAGAGAAACCAATTTCAGCTGCTACTTCTGTGAAGGAaaggcaaacagaaacatttcattcaTTAGGCACGgcatgttttcagaaaaaaacaaacaaacacaatctacttattagctaaaacaaaaccactgcTATGATACAATGCCCAGCATTAATGTGTGGAAACCCCCAGTAATGCACAAGGCTTTAttttctatccatccatctgtggTGGAGTCGCAGAGGCAACTGGTCCAGGAGGTAAATCCAAACTTCTCTCTTCCCAGGGACGCTCTCcggctcctcctgggggatcccaaggcatccCCAGACTACAGAGGGAATATAATCCACCTTCTTGGTATTTCTCAGGGTTTTCTCCTAGTGGGTCATAGGCAGAAAACCTCACAGGAAGCACACAGGAGACAGcttaatcagatgcctgaaccacatCAGCTGACTCCTTataatgtggaggagcagaggctttactctgagctccccctgAATGACaaagctcctcaccttatctttaGGGCTCAACCCAGCACCCCTATAGAAGCTCATTTCAACCATTTGTATCCTATTTTGGTCACGGTCCATATCTCATGACAACAGATGAGGGTTGGAGCCTTCTTCTAGAGGCTCTGATTCACTGATCTGTCAACCGttccatcctgccatcactcgTAACCAAAACGCCTAGATACTTTAAAATCCTCTATTTGAGGCAGACTCATCCCTGACTCTCAGGTTTGGTCTTATTAAACCCTTTTTAACAACAACGActtaaataatacaaacacaataagATGAATAAACCAATCAATAAACTGTGCAGCAGCCTCATGACTGCATGGAAAGAAAGGTTTAGACACATGGTTTTAAGGAGATAGTCCTAAAAGTAGACACTTAGTTGAAATTGTGCTCCAACACCATTGAACAAAGCTTTATTGTGCACgtgttgtaaaaacaaatgtatgcaCATTTGACTTAACACTGAAAAGTTAACATTCTTGTAATTCCACTGATAAAGTATGTCTAATGGATGCTATCAACAGTCAGATAGAAATTACAAGATTTTGGCAACTCGCAtgacaaagcttttttttttttctaatccaataactagttttttttgggtttttttgccgACACTTCATAAAGGTTCTATGTAGTGGCCATGCTGCATGTGCTACACAGCTCTTTAGTTTCAGAAGTTcaaattttaacacaaagcACAGCAAAACCATCTGAAAACCACTACCAGATACAGGAAATTCCAAACGAAATGCATCACACTAAATAGGTAGCTGCAACTGCGGGGCAGACGGCCCTGACTTCACACTGGCAAACAAGgttccagaggaagtgaaacaaAAGATACTCACGATGCTGTTAACAAGGTCGAGGgtcaaaggaaaaacaaaagagacgTTTTCTTTTGCTCCGGGAGGCAACGAGAAGAGCTCCGAGAATCCAAAACGCGGAGCTCTCGGAGGGCGAAGGAGCACAACGGAGACCGGCTTCCTCTCCAGATGCTGAAGCACAAAGTGAGGAGCGCGAGAGCTGAAATGCCCTTTTATCGTGGCCCCTGGAAACCCCTCATGGATGATTACGGAGCctaatgataatgatgatgactATAATGGTGAGGCTGCTGgttgtgatgatgatgatgatgatgatgataatgagggcagaagatgatgatggtagcagtgatgatgatgatgatgacgaggGAACCGATAATGGCAGTGGAGTAGTGGGAGCAGAGGtagcagatgatgatgatgatgatgatgatgatgaaatgCCCTCCTATAATGGTGTCCTTGATGGTAATGGTCTTATTTTTATGACCCTAATATAATATTGGTGTCTctgttccttcttcttctttgtcacGTCTCAGATCAGTCAGTCTGACAGAAACCCAAACTGGCAAATATGAGCAGGATGttgattttttagttttattttgttctgattgCAGTATAGAAACGCTGCTCTTCATCACCTAACGTAAGGAAACGTGACTGAATGAGGAACTAGTTAGAAATAGAAATGTGTGAAATACAGTTCTAATGAATTATTTCAatataaaaagtctgaaaacacacaaaaaaatgtaggaACTAAGGATGGGCAGGGATTTTCTAATacttgaataaataaagtgattGTTGCTTTGATAAGCAGATGTCTTTTCCCTCTCACTGGCACCTGGTAGTAAGACCCGACTAACACCACAATGAGGTGGCTGTAAGTGGCTGAAAGTTATTTCCCATCCACCATGATGCTTCTCCAGACAGGCATGCTAAACCTGGATGTGATCCCTACGTCTGTTTCTGCCGTCGTGCTTTAATTGGGAAAGGATTACAAAATGGAAAACACAGACACGGAAGAGCTCCTGCCAGAATACTTCCCCACTCCTCCAAACTGATGGATTAAAACTTGTAACACGCGAAGGAATGGAAACACTCCTGGCGCGCAGAATTAGAAACGGCATACGTGTGCATCCCAGCAACTTCTGTCCCATCAGAGGTGAGTTTCACCAGCGGCACTTCAGATAAGTTAACAGCTCCTCATCCCAACCATGTGGACACcgaagtttttacattttttttaacaaaataaaaaatagacaaTAGTCCTAagtcttaaaacagctgctaATATTAGCCCTGGTTAAAATGAATGCAACAAATTAATGTGCCTCCTCTCACAAttgttgagtttgttttcaaaatggcGTTAAGACGACTTAGTTTAGCtcatcacttgtttttttttagcaacataagaaacagtttgttgtaCTGTCACATTCTGAACTCGATTAATTATATGATCAGAGGGCG from Kryptolebias marmoratus isolate JLee-2015 linkage group LG19, ASM164957v2, whole genome shotgun sequence carries:
- the znf513a gene encoding zinc finger protein 513a; the protein is MPRKKQQNPQPVKLDSEDGVALEAPGSLPIDTDFLLGQDLVFDDPDHDKILSLEKFAEVAAEIGFSVYPLGDEESSAYGQLSMESKTDNSRGTADNRRDNEGRATQSEPSFPPYLSCRGCGQLRDEPLGPGIDLVGPYCLRCCKASREAKSTDFCSPFESSGGIRSGPQSGADSTSDCEGMDNGLGDRDELSAEDKLSKQHSCHLCGFSSRYANHVKRHMKTHNGEKPFNCSMCTYASAQLVNLQRHLRIHTGEKPYKCDRCAFACSSLGNLKRHQRMHVPSALLGQEAVPRSACVQNSLKRPVSGQRPNEEVSGASVSEVARPTSNLSLGAQNSDYLSVFDGLKGASPPPIPASNPASGHQPSPLLEMTGSSSSRTTRGGVAEGAALPPSLFPYTCRLCGIVLEDEDGSSAQICAKCTLEMLTKDSSSSPNSPGERSDKVYTCAACPFLTHYPNHLARHMKTHSGEKPYKCPQCDYASAHFDNLKRHHRVHTGEKPYKCHLCDYACGNLANLKRHQRVHSGAKPFQCAVCSYSCNQSMNLKRHMLRHTGEKPYKCQECGYTTGHWDNYKRHQKKHGVATDGWVKVPMIGNDAEEDVRKRMGSGIQSHRKEAGVGMPYMPREGGKAIHSNYKLEIA